A region of Stegostoma tigrinum isolate sSteTig4 chromosome 5, sSteTig4.hap1, whole genome shotgun sequence DNA encodes the following proteins:
- the LOC125451603 gene encoding chloride channel protein C-like codes for MGGLLFTFEEVASFWDLKLALQTLFCCLMAAFTTDLLSSSFHGFVYQGHFGFFKAEESILFGVKYLLDMNILVFIPTIILGIIGGLLGALFVSMNLKVNKFRTKFFKLIKHKFMQKACKLTEAVLILIITITATVYVPYFFPCTLLSSHVTENRSLYYNISAEASHLLGNTEYFNSYNCPLGTTWIGSNGVKHSNHTYNQAAALLFGNGQDGIVYLFRRGTPEEFGYAALFTTLIIYYLFSCWTAGTAMACGLVIPMLMAR; via the exons ATGGGTGGACTGCTGTTTACATTTGAAGAGGTGGCCTCTTTCTGGGATCTCAAACTTGCCCTGCAGACCTTATTTTGTTGTTTGATGGCCGCGTTTACGACTGATCTCCTGTCCTCTTCTTTTCATGGATTTGTTTATCAGGGACATTTTGGATTCTTCAAGGCTGAAGAGAGTATCTTGTTTGGG GTTAAATATTTGCTCGACATGAATATTTTGGTATTCATTCCAACCATTATCTTGGGAATAATAGGAGGTCTGCTGGGAGCATTGTTTGTCTCCATGAACCTGAAAGTCAACAAATTTCGGACAAAATTctttaaattaattaaacataAGTTTATGCAAAAGGCCTGCAAGCTTACAGAGGCAGTCCTAATATTG ATAATCACAATTACGGCTACTGTCTACGTGCCTTACTTCTTCCCATGCACATTGCTCTCTAGCCATGTAACAGAAAACAG ATCATTATACTACAACATTTCAGCAGAGGCTTCTCACCTACTGGGTAACACAGAGTATTTTAATTCATACAACTGTCCATTGGGAACAACCTGGATTGGATCCAATGGGGTAAAACATTCAAATCACACTTACAATCAAG CTGCTGCGCTTCTGTTTGGTAATGGACAGGATGGAATTGTGTATCTCTTCAGAAGAGGGACGCCTGAAGAATTTGGATATGCTGCTCTCTTCACAACCCTTATTATTTACTACCTATTTTCTTGTTGGACAGCTGGTACTGCTATGGCATGTGGACTTGTCATACCAATGCT GATGGCACGGTGA